A window from Maridesulfovibrio ferrireducens encodes these proteins:
- a CDS encoding tetratricopeptide repeat protein, whose protein sequence is MCSFSNAWKLNREGMAACNEGDFDKAEDSLLEAIRLASCKSRKIHRATMFNNLSVIYQMSGRINDAVQAYSSAISYLNPEHKGQAALIARMKGKLESLKDIAA, encoded by the coding sequence ATGTGTAGTTTCAGCAATGCTTGGAAGTTAAACAGGGAAGGAATGGCCGCTTGCAATGAAGGTGATTTTGATAAAGCTGAGGATAGTCTTCTAGAGGCTATCAGGTTGGCTTCTTGTAAATCACGTAAAATTCATCGGGCAACAATGTTTAATAATTTATCAGTAATATATCAGATGAGTGGTAGAATAAATGATGCCGTACAGGCTTATAGTTCTGCGATCAGTTACTTAAATCCAGAGCATAAAGGTCAAGCCGCACTGATTGCCAGAATGAAAGGTAAGCTTGAATCTCTGAAAGATATTGCAGCGTAA